The proteins below come from a single Catenulispora sp. EB89 genomic window:
- a CDS encoding (2Fe-2S)-binding protein codes for MTEQLHQITVTVNGVTRRGETPARRLLADFLRMDLGLTGTHLGCEHGVCGACTVLLDDVPVRSCLVFAVSVDGHAITTVEGCCDPGGELGPVQQAFQECHGLQCGFCTPGFITTITAYLEENPKPTEEEAREAIGGNLCRCTGYQNIVAAVLRAAEILNETQIKSEREAPHE; via the coding sequence GTGACCGAGCAACTGCATCAGATCACTGTCACGGTCAACGGCGTCACCCGGCGCGGCGAGACCCCGGCCCGGCGCCTGCTCGCCGACTTCCTGCGCATGGACCTCGGCCTCACCGGCACGCACCTCGGCTGCGAACACGGCGTCTGCGGCGCCTGCACCGTCCTGCTGGACGACGTCCCGGTCCGGTCCTGCCTCGTCTTCGCGGTCTCGGTCGACGGCCACGCGATCACCACCGTCGAAGGATGCTGCGATCCCGGCGGCGAGCTCGGCCCGGTGCAGCAGGCCTTCCAGGAATGCCACGGCCTGCAGTGCGGATTCTGCACCCCCGGCTTCATCACCACGATCACCGCCTACCTGGAGGAGAACCCCAAGCCGACCGAGGAGGAGGCGCGCGAGGCGATCGGCGGGAACCTGTGCCGCTGCACCGGCTACCAGAACATCGTCGCCGCGGTCCTTCGCGCGGCGGAGATTCTGAATGAGACACAGATTAAGAGCGAGCGGGAGGCACCGCATGAGTGA
- a CDS encoding uracil-xanthine permease family protein, with protein sequence MTLGWRVAYEGKTPPPGSVVRPDERLSWPRTVGLGAQHVVAMFGATFVFPLVMGLNPQLAIMMSGIATICFLLIVKNKVPSYLGTSASFVGGVAAIRAQGGDDQHVTGAILIAGGVLLVVGVLIHFLGAQIIHAVLPPVVTGAVVLLIGFNLAPVVANVYWPQDQWIALVTMLVAIGIMVGVRGFLGRIAIFVALVFGYVLSWIVDRIFGRITSYDSGAGHDTTHWRVNFDAVKSAKWIGFPNKTNGIGVHQIAGWHFPEFKWAFILLVLPAVIALVAENTGHVKAVAEMTGDDLDPYMGRAIAADGFGTVVASTFGGSPTTTYAENIGVMAATRVYSTAAYYVAALVAILFGLSPKFGALVAATPGGVLGGITVVLYGMIGLLGVKIWTENRVDFGNPLNLVPIAAGVIIGIGNTSLKFTDNFSLSGIALGTIVTIVCYHAARLIAPPHLKTPALAETATASGADGPTEASGPPSGVKPQE encoded by the coding sequence ATGACATTGGGCTGGCGGGTCGCATACGAAGGCAAGACTCCACCACCGGGCTCCGTCGTCCGCCCCGACGAGCGCCTGTCCTGGCCGCGCACCGTCGGCCTCGGCGCGCAGCACGTCGTCGCGATGTTCGGCGCCACGTTCGTCTTCCCCCTGGTCATGGGCCTGAATCCGCAGCTGGCGATCATGATGAGCGGGATCGCCACGATCTGCTTCCTGCTGATCGTCAAGAACAAGGTGCCCAGCTACCTCGGCACCTCCGCGAGCTTCGTCGGCGGCGTCGCGGCGATTCGCGCGCAGGGCGGCGACGACCAGCACGTCACCGGCGCCATCCTGATCGCCGGCGGCGTCCTGCTGGTGGTCGGGGTCCTGATCCACTTCCTCGGCGCGCAGATCATCCACGCCGTCCTGCCCCCGGTCGTCACCGGCGCGGTGGTGCTCCTGATCGGCTTCAACCTGGCGCCGGTCGTGGCGAACGTCTACTGGCCGCAGGACCAGTGGATCGCGCTGGTCACCATGCTGGTCGCGATCGGCATCATGGTGGGCGTCCGGGGCTTCCTCGGCCGGATAGCGATCTTCGTCGCGCTGGTGTTCGGCTACGTGCTGTCCTGGATCGTCGACCGGATCTTCGGCAGGATCACGTCCTACGACTCCGGCGCCGGCCACGACACCACGCACTGGCGCGTCAACTTCGACGCCGTCAAATCAGCCAAGTGGATCGGATTCCCGAACAAGACCAACGGCATCGGCGTGCACCAGATCGCCGGCTGGCACTTCCCGGAGTTCAAGTGGGCCTTCATCCTGCTCGTGCTCCCGGCCGTGATCGCGCTGGTCGCCGAGAACACCGGGCACGTCAAGGCGGTCGCCGAGATGACCGGCGACGACCTCGACCCGTACATGGGCCGCGCCATCGCCGCCGACGGCTTCGGCACCGTCGTGGCCAGCACCTTCGGCGGCTCGCCGACCACCACCTACGCCGAGAACATCGGCGTCATGGCCGCCACCCGCGTCTACTCCACGGCCGCCTACTACGTCGCCGCCCTCGTGGCCATCCTGTTCGGCCTCTCACCCAAGTTCGGTGCCCTGGTCGCGGCCACTCCCGGCGGTGTCCTCGGCGGCATCACCGTGGTCCTGTACGGCATGATCGGCCTGCTCGGTGTCAAGATCTGGACCGAGAACCGGGTGGACTTCGGCAATCCGCTGAACCTGGTGCCGATCGCGGCCGGCGTCATCATCGGCATCGGCAACACGAGCCTGAAGTTCACCGACAACTTCTCGCTGTCCGGGATCGCGCTCGGCACCATCGTGACCATCGTCTGCTACCACGCCGCCCGCCTCATCGCCCCGCCGCACCTGAAGACCCCCGCACTGGCCGAGACAGCCACAGCGTCCGGCGCGGACGGCCCAACCGAAGCATCGGGCCCCCCGAGCGGGGTAAAACCCCAGGAGTAA
- the mihF gene encoding integration host factor, actinobacterial type — protein sequence MALPTLTPEQRAAALAKAGEVRRARSEMLADVKAGKLSLKAVLDRAAKGEEMVKKTKVTALIKALPGYGPAKAAKLMADAEIDENRRIGGLGDRQRQALLAATA from the coding sequence ATGGCTCTTCCGACACTGACCCCCGAGCAGCGCGCGGCCGCTCTGGCCAAGGCCGGGGAGGTGCGCCGTGCCCGTTCGGAGATGCTGGCCGACGTCAAGGCCGGGAAGCTGTCCCTGAAGGCGGTGCTCGACCGGGCGGCCAAGGGCGAGGAGATGGTCAAGAAGACGAAGGTGACCGCCCTCATCAAGGCGCTGCCGGGCTACGGCCCGGCCAAGGCGGCCAAGCTGATGGCGGACGCCGAGATCGACGAGAACCGCCGTATCGGCGGCCTCGGCGACCGTCAGCGCCAGGCGCTGCTCGCCGCCACCGCCTGA
- the cutA gene encoding aerobic carbon-monoxide dehydrogenase large subunit codes for MSEKLVGQPLVRKEDPRLLRGDGRYVDDLGRGALAAAFVRSPNAHARIADIDVTDALDVEGLVAVYTYEDLPGRVAEPLPLLIPHPDLTHPRTPYCLAKDEVNHVGEAVVMVVATDRYVAEDAAERIVVTYEDLPPVVGIDQARAAQRLVHDEVPGNIAARSVQTNGKGDAHEAIAAAPHRLSLDLQIERSASMPMEGKGVLAHWDADDRTLRVHTSTQTSTSVRLAVAAKLELPPDRVEVITPDVGGGFGVKIVHPWPEEILVPWAAMKLGRDVKWVEDRREHFISSAHERGQQQHVEVGFDDAGRLHGLSVEIWHDNGAYVPYGIIVPIVTSTQLLGPYKVGAYRVEFTSLYTNTVIVTPYRGAGRPQGVFAMERTMDAIAEYLGLDRLAVREANLIQPEEMPYDQGLVFQDGRPLIYDSGDYPSMLRMIRELVGWDGFEAERAAAAAEGRRIGIGIGAYVEGTGMGPYEGAHVKVETTGEIVVSTGLTTQGQGHYTSLAQIAADVLGVGVANITVITGDTRRFKYAVGTFASRAIVTSGNAVAIAAGKVAEKAKRIAAAALGGGADPADLELVDGTVRRRDDPAASIDLRTVAVLSNPLRYAFDEAAKAATQFAAAVGTGDEPGLEATGYYMPERSTFAAGAHGVVVETDPETADIRILRYCVVHDCGVVVNPRIVEGQVHGGVAQGVGGALYERIVYDDAGQLVNASYMDFLIPFATEVPHIQTAHMVTASGVNPLGLKGAGEAGVIPTSAAVASAIEDAEGLSVRRMPISPSELYELRKTRTTRETGKEQVSA; via the coding sequence ATGAGTGAGAAGCTCGTCGGCCAACCGCTGGTCCGCAAAGAGGATCCCAGGCTCCTGAGAGGCGACGGCCGCTACGTCGACGACCTCGGCCGAGGCGCCCTCGCGGCAGCGTTCGTCCGCAGCCCCAACGCGCACGCACGCATCGCAGACATCGACGTCACCGACGCGCTGGACGTCGAAGGCCTCGTCGCCGTCTACACCTACGAGGACCTGCCCGGCCGCGTCGCCGAACCGCTCCCGCTGCTGATCCCGCACCCCGACCTCACCCACCCCCGCACTCCGTACTGCCTGGCCAAGGACGAGGTCAACCACGTCGGCGAGGCCGTGGTCATGGTGGTCGCGACCGACCGCTACGTCGCCGAGGACGCGGCCGAGCGGATCGTGGTCACGTACGAGGACCTGCCGCCGGTCGTGGGCATCGACCAGGCAAGGGCGGCGCAGCGCCTGGTGCACGACGAGGTGCCGGGCAACATCGCCGCGCGCAGCGTGCAGACCAACGGCAAGGGCGATGCCCACGAAGCCATCGCCGCCGCCCCGCACCGCCTGTCGCTGGACCTGCAGATCGAGCGCAGCGCCTCGATGCCCATGGAGGGCAAGGGAGTCCTGGCGCACTGGGACGCCGACGACAGAACCCTGCGAGTCCACACCTCGACGCAGACCTCGACGAGCGTCCGCCTGGCCGTGGCGGCCAAGCTGGAACTGCCGCCGGACCGCGTCGAGGTGATCACCCCCGACGTCGGCGGCGGCTTCGGCGTGAAGATCGTGCATCCCTGGCCCGAGGAGATCCTGGTGCCGTGGGCCGCGATGAAGCTGGGCCGGGACGTGAAGTGGGTCGAGGACCGGCGCGAGCACTTCATCTCCAGCGCGCACGAGCGCGGCCAGCAGCAGCACGTCGAGGTCGGCTTCGACGACGCGGGCCGGCTGCACGGGCTCAGCGTCGAGATCTGGCACGACAACGGCGCGTACGTGCCCTACGGGATCATCGTGCCGATCGTGACGTCCACGCAGCTGCTGGGGCCGTACAAGGTCGGCGCGTACCGGGTCGAGTTCACCTCGCTGTATACGAACACTGTCATCGTCACCCCCTACCGGGGCGCGGGACGGCCGCAAGGCGTGTTCGCGATGGAGCGGACGATGGACGCCATCGCCGAGTACCTGGGCCTGGACCGGCTCGCGGTGCGCGAGGCCAACCTGATCCAGCCCGAGGAGATGCCCTACGACCAGGGTCTGGTGTTCCAGGACGGCCGTCCGCTGATCTACGACTCCGGCGACTACCCGTCGATGCTGCGGATGATCCGCGAGCTCGTCGGCTGGGACGGCTTCGAGGCCGAGCGCGCGGCGGCCGCGGCGGAGGGCCGCCGGATCGGGATCGGCATCGGGGCGTACGTCGAGGGCACCGGCATGGGTCCCTACGAAGGCGCGCACGTGAAGGTGGAGACGACCGGCGAAATCGTTGTCTCCACAGGGCTGACGACACAGGGCCAGGGACACTACACATCCCTGGCGCAGATCGCCGCCGACGTGCTGGGGGTCGGCGTCGCGAACATCACGGTCATCACCGGCGACACCCGCCGGTTCAAGTACGCGGTCGGGACGTTCGCCTCGCGCGCCATCGTGACCAGCGGGAACGCCGTCGCCATCGCCGCCGGCAAGGTCGCCGAGAAGGCGAAGCGGATCGCGGCGGCGGCGCTGGGCGGCGGCGCCGATCCGGCGGACCTGGAGCTCGTCGACGGGACCGTGCGCCGCCGTGACGATCCCGCGGCTTCGATCGACCTGCGCACGGTCGCGGTGCTGTCGAACCCGCTGCGCTACGCCTTCGACGAGGCGGCGAAGGCGGCCACGCAGTTCGCGGCGGCCGTCGGCACCGGCGACGAACCGGGCCTGGAGGCGACCGGCTACTACATGCCGGAGCGTTCGACGTTCGCGGCCGGGGCACACGGCGTCGTGGTCGAGACGGACCCTGAGACCGCTGATATCCGCATCCTGAGGTACTGCGTCGTGCACGACTGCGGCGTGGTCGTGAACCCGCGCATCGTCGAGGGCCAGGTGCACGGCGGCGTCGCGCAGGGCGTCGGGGGAGCGCTGTACGAACGGATCGTCTACGACGACGCCGGCCAGCTGGTCAACGCCTCCTACATGGACTTCCTGATCCCGTTCGCCACGGAGGTGCCGCACATCCAGACGGCGCACATGGTGACCGCCTCGGGAGTGAACCCCCTGGGGTTGAAGGGCGCCGGTGAGGCCGGGGTCATCCCGACCTCGGCGGCCGTCGCCTCGGCGATCGAGGACGCCGAGGGGCTGAGCGTGCGGCGGATGCCGATCTCGCCGAGCGAGCTGTACGAACTGCGGAAGACGCGCACGACGCGCGAGACGGGGAAGGAACAGGTGAGCGCGTGA
- a CDS encoding AEC family transporter, translated as MLNAFIPIWLLTALGYLTARFDLVGAVSADVEAVLGRFVFRVAMPASLFGMLAKADLHALANTSIVAFGVSSLVACGIGLVMGTRLFGRDVPNGAVVAMASGYVNSANLGIPVAVQVLGNAVFLSTVILFNTVLVTPIVLTLMGLSDGPAPGLRQRLRGIAMLPVHNPIIIASAFGALVSATHFHVPVDVSSALSLLGGAAVPVALITLGMSLHGGKRAAPEATNQAKFARTRKSVVTETIASITLKTAFQPVLAYVLAHYVLNLPAHDVLAVTLCAALPTAQNVFIYASEYALDTTFARNSVIFSTVASMAGLWTVAALLK; from the coding sequence GTGCTCAACGCGTTCATACCCATCTGGTTGCTGACCGCTCTCGGCTACCTCACCGCTCGGTTCGATCTGGTGGGGGCGGTGTCCGCTGATGTGGAGGCGGTGCTGGGGCGTTTCGTTTTCCGGGTGGCGATGCCGGCGTCGTTGTTCGGGATGTTGGCGAAGGCTGATCTGCACGCGTTGGCGAACACTTCGATCGTGGCGTTCGGGGTCAGTTCGCTGGTGGCGTGCGGGATCGGGTTGGTGATGGGGACGCGGTTGTTCGGGCGTGATGTGCCGAACGGGGCGGTGGTCGCGATGGCTTCCGGGTACGTCAACTCCGCCAATCTGGGCATCCCGGTGGCGGTGCAGGTGCTGGGCAACGCCGTCTTCTTGTCGACTGTGATCCTGTTCAACACCGTGCTCGTGACGCCGATCGTGTTGACGCTCATGGGCCTCAGTGACGGTCCCGCGCCAGGGCTGCGGCAGCGGTTGCGGGGCATAGCCATGCTGCCGGTACACAATCCGATCATCATCGCGTCGGCGTTCGGGGCGTTGGTGTCGGCGACGCACTTCCACGTTCCGGTGGACGTGAGCAGCGCGCTCAGCCTGCTCGGCGGTGCTGCTGTACCGGTGGCTCTGATCACGCTGGGGATGTCTCTGCACGGTGGCAAAAGGGCAGCGCCAGAGGCCACGAATCAGGCTAAGTTCGCAAGAACTAGAAAATCGGTTGTTACTGAGACTATCGCATCGATCACCCTGAAGACGGCCTTCCAACCAGTCCTCGCATACGTCCTCGCGCACTACGTCCTCAACCTCCCCGCGCACGACGTCCTCGCCGTCACCCTCTGCGCCGCCCTCCCCACGGCCCAGAACGTGTTCATCTACGCCAGCGAATACGCCCTCGACACCACCTTCGCCCGCAACTCCGTGATCTTCTCCACGGTCGCGTCCATGGCAGGGCTCTGGACGGTTGCCGCGCTCTTGAAGTGA
- a CDS encoding DUF1116 domain-containing protein, whose amino-acid sequence MSLLEESGSAMSDAGVHDGAESAPPVARLAPTHVVAAGVAGFADDLVAQGVAVTRVDWRPPPVGAEGDLADVALDRRRGEANALAVRRMQAAGAELVDVRPAREVLGLAPGQFLHAGPPIGWGRASGPLRGALIGAALFEGLVGTPEEAAAWFAGDGTGARAGDGAGAGDGEGENGSRATARTTAPKLAPCHHHGGVGPMAGVVSPSMWLFELRDPVSGGTAWCSLNEGLGKVLRYGAFGPEVVARLRWMSSVLGPMLQRAVRRRGPVDVKAIVAQMLHMGDEGHNRNRAGTLMLLRELLPSLIENGEDARDLADVVRFVSGNDHFFLNLVMPACKLAAQAAAGVPGSTVVTVMARNGTDFGIQTSGTGDRWFTAPANTPEGLFLAGYGAGDANPDIGDSAITETAGVGGFAMAAAPAIARLVGGTAASAVATTRLMYEITLGENAAFTVPALDFRGTPTAIDVSRVVRTGVLPQINTGMAGRVAGTGQVGAGLVTPPMECFTQALAALAELAREEERSAREEERSARADAGPVRAEGEPTRADAELAPGW is encoded by the coding sequence ATGTCATTGCTCGAAGAATCTGGTTCCGCGATGTCTGACGCCGGTGTGCATGACGGCGCCGAGTCTGCTCCCCCGGTCGCTCGGCTTGCTCCTACGCATGTCGTCGCGGCTGGCGTTGCTGGGTTCGCCGACGATCTTGTGGCGCAGGGGGTGGCGGTGACGCGGGTTGACTGGCGGCCGCCGCCGGTGGGGGCTGAGGGCGATCTTGCCGATGTGGCGCTGGATCGGCGGCGGGGTGAGGCCAATGCGCTGGCCGTGCGGCGGATGCAGGCGGCGGGTGCCGAGTTGGTGGATGTGCGGCCGGCTCGGGAGGTGCTCGGGTTGGCGCCAGGACAGTTTCTGCACGCGGGGCCGCCGATCGGGTGGGGGCGGGCTTCGGGGCCGTTGCGGGGTGCGCTGATCGGGGCGGCGCTGTTCGAGGGGCTGGTGGGGACGCCGGAAGAGGCCGCGGCCTGGTTCGCCGGAGACGGAACCGGGGCGAGGGCTGGGGATGGGGCTGGGGCTGGCGACGGCGAGGGCGAAAACGGCAGCCGCGCCACCGCCAGAACCACCGCCCCCAAACTGGCCCCCTGCCATCACCACGGCGGCGTGGGGCCGATGGCCGGCGTCGTGTCGCCGAGCATGTGGCTCTTCGAGCTGCGCGATCCGGTCTCGGGGGGTACGGCGTGGTGCAGCTTGAACGAGGGGCTCGGCAAGGTGCTGCGGTACGGCGCGTTCGGGCCGGAGGTCGTTGCTCGGCTGCGGTGGATGTCGTCGGTGCTCGGGCCGATGCTGCAGCGGGCTGTGCGGCGGCGGGGGCCGGTGGATGTGAAGGCGATCGTTGCGCAGATGCTGCACATGGGCGATGAGGGGCATAACCGGAATCGGGCCGGGACGCTCATGTTGCTGCGGGAGTTGTTGCCGTCGCTGATTGAGAACGGGGAGGATGCGCGGGATTTGGCTGACGTCGTGCGCTTCGTCTCCGGGAACGATCACTTCTTCCTCAACCTCGTGATGCCCGCGTGCAAGTTGGCGGCGCAGGCTGCGGCGGGGGTGCCGGGCAGCACGGTGGTGACTGTCATGGCGCGGAATGGGACCGACTTCGGGATTCAGACTTCGGGGACCGGGGATCGGTGGTTCACCGCGCCGGCGAATACGCCTGAGGGGCTTTTTCTTGCCGGGTATGGGGCTGGGGATGCCAATCCGGATATCGGGGATTCCGCGATCACCGAGACGGCGGGGGTCGGGGGGTTCGCCATGGCGGCCGCGCCGGCGATCGCGCGGTTGGTCGGGGGGACGGCGGCGAGTGCGGTGGCGACGACGCGGCTGATGTACGAGATCACGCTTGGCGAGAACGCCGCGTTCACGGTGCCGGCGCTCGACTTCCGGGGGACGCCGACCGCGATCGATGTCAGCCGGGTCGTGCGGACCGGGGTGCTGCCGCAGATCAACACCGGGATGGCCGGGCGAGTGGCGGGGACCGGGCAGGTCGGGGCCGGGTTGGTGACGCCGCCGATGGAGTGCTTCACACAGGCGCTCGCGGCGCTGGCGGAACTGGCACGGGAGGAAGAGCGATCGGCACGGGAGGAAGAGCGATCAGCGCGAGCGGACGCCGGACCGGTGCGGGCGGAAGGGGAACCGACGCGGGCGGATGCGGAACTGGCGCCGGGATGGTGA
- a CDS encoding xanthine dehydrogenase family protein subunit M yields MKPPPVVYHDPDTVDEAVRLLAEHGGHAKVLAGGQSLVPMLNMRLTAPARLIDVNRLDELAYVRTDLEGVRVGALARHADVERATHAFEAVPLLRQAVRTVAHPTIRNRGTTVGSLVHADPCAEMPAVLLLLDGDVLLRSERAGERVVKAADFFVGPMESACEEDELAIEAYFPKPKGRTGTDWRELSRRNGDYAMCGVGTSVRVDESGAVTSAKAVYIGVGPVPQLVDVTAAGADWDAAAEHAADQLDPEDDIHATAEYRRHLARVLTARSLKAAYEAVAP; encoded by the coding sequence ATGAAGCCCCCGCCGGTGGTGTATCACGACCCGGACACGGTCGACGAGGCCGTGCGGTTGTTGGCGGAACACGGCGGACACGCGAAGGTCCTGGCCGGTGGCCAGAGCCTGGTGCCGATGCTGAACATGCGGCTGACGGCGCCCGCGCGGCTGATCGACGTGAACCGCCTGGACGAGCTCGCCTATGTGCGCACGGACCTGGAAGGCGTCCGGGTCGGCGCGCTGGCCCGGCACGCGGACGTCGAACGCGCCACCCACGCCTTCGAAGCCGTCCCCCTCTTACGCCAGGCCGTCCGCACCGTCGCACACCCGACCATCCGCAACCGCGGAACGACCGTCGGCAGCCTCGTGCACGCGGATCCGTGTGCTGAGATGCCCGCGGTGCTGCTGCTCCTCGACGGCGATGTGCTTCTGCGCTCGGAGCGCGCCGGGGAGAGGGTCGTCAAGGCGGCCGACTTCTTCGTCGGCCCGATGGAATCAGCCTGCGAAGAAGACGAGCTGGCCATCGAGGCCTACTTCCCGAAACCCAAAGGCCGTACCGGAACCGACTGGCGCGAACTGTCACGGCGCAACGGCGACTACGCGATGTGCGGGGTCGGAACCTCGGTCCGCGTCGACGAGTCCGGCGCCGTGACCTCCGCGAAGGCGGTGTACATCGGGGTGGGGCCGGTGCCGCAGCTGGTGGACGTGACCGCCGCGGGCGCCGACTGGGACGCCGCCGCCGAACACGCGGCCGACCAGCTCGACCCCGAGGACGACATCCACGCGACCGCCGAGTATCGCAGGCATCTGGCACGCGTCCTGACCGCGCGCTCGCTGAAGGCGGCGTACGAGGCGGTGGCCCCGTGA
- a CDS encoding PucR family transcriptional regulator ligand-binding domain-containing protein encodes MSTPATRTPAPIGLTVTQALALPALAGARIVAGHAGHDRVVERVNVMEVPDILPWVKPKELLLTTGYPLRHSPSPLTDLIGDLDRAGLSAIAIKPHRYLGDLPPELLAAADALGFPVIELPEGVAFDDILTDVLSDVLDRQSAVLARADHVHRTLAQIALEGGGLAELAAELANILGGPVLVTTPDGRVLAEHGADAVRHLPCFDAAPGPDADHRLRTEAEQPGLTAHHGTQHALVPIVAGRVDHGRLVAFAGRRAFDAADVAALERAATVAALSVVKQLAVAAVEDKYRADFLRDLLTGRLEDLQSAAAHAATLGWDISPGRAPAGRPQNGTRGPGQYAGHQTGRQTGQQAGHQTGQQAGHQTGQQAGHQTGQQAGHQTGQYGATTNGGGSGAAAAQAPAGDTAAPTPADAATPAAAAAAAAASGTVSAAPQSPAAAAQAPRPTPHLMVLVAELDPGQSVLPASQHALRPARERFAAAWQTVVAARDRTNPVAGFNQEVVVVLKTGDDPDPLVKSLIAEVSGTGGGGRRTFSTGVSRRVATVADLPAAYEEARRAVRIGRRLNGPGSVAHFDALGVYRLLSLVPDPAELRDFARQTLKGLAADGDPDAEDLRTTLEVLLDTNLNVAEAARRLHFHYNTLRYRIGKIERLVGPFMERPDLRLDLSVALRILHMRGL; translated from the coding sequence GTGAGCACCCCAGCCACCCGCACCCCCGCCCCCATAGGCCTCACCGTCACCCAGGCCCTGGCCCTCCCCGCCCTCGCCGGTGCCCGCATCGTCGCCGGCCACGCCGGGCACGACCGCGTCGTCGAACGCGTCAACGTGATGGAGGTCCCCGACATCCTCCCCTGGGTCAAGCCCAAGGAACTCCTCCTCACCACCGGCTACCCGCTGCGCCACTCGCCCTCGCCGCTCACCGACCTCATCGGCGACCTCGACCGTGCCGGCCTGTCCGCCATCGCGATCAAGCCGCACCGCTACCTCGGCGACCTCCCGCCCGAGCTCCTCGCCGCCGCCGACGCGCTCGGCTTCCCGGTGATCGAGCTGCCCGAGGGTGTGGCCTTCGACGACATCCTCACCGACGTCCTGTCCGACGTCCTCGACCGCCAGTCCGCCGTCCTGGCCCGCGCCGACCACGTCCACCGCACGCTCGCGCAGATCGCGCTGGAGGGCGGCGGCCTGGCCGAGCTCGCCGCCGAGCTGGCGAACATCCTCGGCGGCCCGGTCCTGGTCACCACGCCGGACGGCCGGGTGCTGGCCGAGCACGGCGCCGACGCCGTCCGCCACCTGCCCTGCTTCGACGCCGCCCCCGGCCCGGACGCGGACCACCGCCTGCGCACCGAGGCCGAGCAGCCCGGCCTGACCGCGCACCACGGCACGCAGCACGCGCTGGTCCCGATCGTCGCCGGACGCGTCGACCACGGCCGCCTGGTCGCCTTCGCCGGACGCCGCGCCTTCGACGCCGCCGACGTCGCGGCGCTCGAACGGGCCGCCACGGTCGCCGCGCTGTCCGTGGTCAAGCAGCTGGCGGTGGCCGCGGTCGAGGACAAGTACCGCGCCGACTTCCTCAGAGACCTGCTGACCGGGCGCCTGGAGGACCTGCAGTCGGCCGCCGCGCACGCCGCGACGCTCGGCTGGGACATCAGCCCGGGACGCGCACCGGCCGGCCGTCCCCAGAACGGCACCAGGGGACCAGGACAGTACGCGGGGCACCAGACAGGGCGCCAGACGGGGCAACAGGCCGGGCACCAGACGGGGCAACAGGCCGGGCACCAGACGGGGCAACAGGCCGGGCACCAGACGGGGCAACAGGCCGGGCACCAGACCGGGCAATACGGCGCGACCACCAACGGCGGCGGATCCGGCGCCGCTGCCGCTCAGGCCCCTGCGGGCGACACCGCCGCCCCGACCCCCGCCGACGCCGCCACGCCGGCCGCAGCCGCAGCCGCAGCCGCAGCCTCCGGCACCGTCAGTGCCGCGCCCCAAAGCCCCGCCGCCGCAGCCCAAGCCCCCCGCCCCACCCCCCACCTCATGGTCCTGGTCGCCGAACTGGACCCCGGCCAATCCGTCCTCCCCGCCTCCCAACACGCCCTCCGCCCCGCCCGCGAACGCTTCGCCGCCGCCTGGCAGACCGTCGTCGCCGCCCGCGACCGCACCAACCCCGTGGCCGGCTTCAACCAGGAAGTCGTCGTCGTCCTCAAAACCGGCGACGACCCCGACCCCCTGGTCAAAAGCCTCATCGCCGAGGTCTCCGGCACTGGCGGAGGCGGTCGCCGCACCTTCTCCACCGGTGTCTCCCGCCGCGTCGCCACCGTCGCCGACCTCCCCGCCGCCTACGAGGAAGCGCGCCGCGCGGTCCGCATAGGCCGCCGCCTCAACGGTCCCGGCTCGGTCGCGCACTTCGACGCCCTCGGCGTCTACCGCCTGCTCTCCCTGGTCCCGGACCCGGCGGAGCTCCGCGACTTCGCGCGCCAGACGCTCAAAGGCCTGGCCGCCGACGGCGATCCCGACGCCGAGGACCTGCGCACCACCCTCGAAGTCCTCCTCGACACCAACCTGAACGTCGCCGAGGCCGCTCGCCGCCTGCACTTCCACTACAACACCCTGCGTTACCGCATCGGCAAGATCGAGCGCCTCGTCGGCCCCTTCATGGAGCGCCCCGATCTCCGTCTCGACCTTTCGGTCGCTCTCCGTATCCTCCACATGCGAGGCCTGTGA